The nucleotide sequence CGGCGAGCTCGAAGAGGCGGAGTTCTCGAAGCGGGTCCTGATCAAGAGCATTATCGGGCGCCCCGACGGCGGCGCCGGCCTGGCCGGCCGGACGGTCCGCGTCGGCGGCTGGGTGAAGACCGGCCGTGAGCAAGGGAAGGGCTCGTTCGCGTTCCTGGAGCTCAATGACGGCTCGTGCCCGGCCAATCTCCAGGTCATCGTCGACGCCGCCGTGGCGCCGCTTGGCCAGCTGGTGTCCACCGGTACTTGCGTGCACGTGGAGGGCGAGCTCAAGGTGCCTCCCGAAGGCACGAAGCAGAGGATCGAGCTGAGGGTCCAGAAGGTTCTAGATGTCGGGACTGTGGATCCAGCTAAGTATCCATTGCCGAAGACCAGGCTAACGTTAGAGTTTCTCCGGGACTACGTTCATCTTCGTCCCCGAACCAACACGGTATGGATTCAATTAGATCCGTATGATTTTCGTTTTGTTCATTGTTAGAAGGAACACGGAACTCAAAATAATGATTTGTGTTGTTTTGAatgatattatatggttgtcagAGTTATTTATAGAGAGAGTTGTAGAGCTGGTAAACCCAAGGGATAAAGGTAAacctataatataattatatttctcGTCAGATCCAATTATCCATTACTGACTATTTGTTAATTCCAGCTTTATTAAATCGATGTTAAGAttagaaatttaaattcaatttggTTGATCTCTCTTCAGGATAGTTCGAATTCAACTCTTGGTATATTATAGGCTTATCTTAACATTGATTTAATAAAGCTGGAATTAACAAATAGTCAGTAATAGATAATTGGATCTGATGAGCAATGGAACTATGCTAAATTTTGGTAACTTGTGCAGCttgagagaggaagagaaacgAATTAAGGGTTAAGAAGTATGATTGTTGTAATTTAAGAGAGAAGGCCTGTTGAAATTTATAACTGGAAGTTATATTTGTGAGTCAAGATGTTACATTTTCCTTCTTATCAAGTTGGTTTCTTTTAATGCTTAGTTTATTGGGAATTTGGAATGAGTTATTGCATATATGATTTACAAATTGAGCATGAATACTAGGTGTTTATTGTGTGTTGGTTCAGATTTCAGCAATTGCTCGCATCCGCAATGCTCTGGCTTATGCTACCCATACATTCTTCCAGAAACATGGGTTTCTTTATGTTCATACTCCAATTATCACCACGAGTGACTGTGAAGGAGCAGGTGAAATGTTTCAAGTCACAACCTTGATAAGTGATGCAGAAAAGTTGGAGAAAGAGTTGATTAAAAACCCTCCTCCATCTGAAGCTGACATCGAAGCTGCTAAGCTTCTTGCCATGGAGAAAGGGGAGGCTGTTGCCCAACTAAAATCAGCCAAGGCAAGTAAGGAGGAAATTAGTGCTGCAGTTGCTGAACTAACAAAAGTCAAAGAGGATTGTTCAAAGCTGGAAGAGAGATCTAAGCTCAAACCTGGCATTCCCCAGAAGGATGGAAAGATTGATTATTCCCAAGATTTCTTTGCCCGACAAGCATTTCTGACTGTTTCTGGGCAACTTCAAGTTGAAACTTTTGCATGTTGCCTTAGTAGTGTGTACACGTTTGGGCCAACTTTTCGAGCTGAACACTCACATACCTCAAGGCATCTGGCAGAGTTCTGGATGGTGGAGCCTGAAATAGCATTTGCAGATTTAAAGGTATATTGAATGCTGAAATTTTATGTTCATTATGATATGGCAAAGTGTTTCAGCAGATTAAAGTAATCAGTATTAAGCTATGTTaaatatcacataaaaaaaagggaaaagctTGGTTGTCTCACATAGAAATGAGTTTCTCGATTTGGTTAACAAGTTTATATACTAATTAATGCAGGTAGATTTTGGTACATCCAAGTTTTAGCAGTTGATTGCTGATAAActtttccaaaaatattttccagTGAAGTAAGAACAAATAATATATcttttagactttctcaaatatAGAGAaccttaataatatttttttacttgcCCGTTGGCAAAATAACTGCAGCATCAAAAGGAAGAAGTATTAAACAATCCAATCCCTTTTTAGGCTAGTGAATTTCTTGTTTCACTTTGTCTTTGTTCAATACTAACTTATATCAACTAGACCAGGTGGTTGGATAAGTTTGTAAACAAGattatatttgttgaattaCTTAGTAAAATGAGAAAGaccaattgaaatttgaaaaatggtagGGCAATAAGGAAGCTTGCTCACTGAGGCTTTAAACTTTGTGGTTTTCTTAAATGTCTCTGAATTTgccaacatatttattttttaataggaTGATATGAAGTGTGCGGAGGCTTACGTGAGATTCCTGTGTCAATGGCTACTTGACAACTGCCTTGATGATATGGAATTTATGGTTAAGAACTTTGATAAAACTGCAATTGATCGTCTAAGAATGGTTGCTTCTACGGACTTTATTCGCATCTCTTACACTGAAGCAGTTGCAATTCTTGAGGAAGTATCAAAAGAGAGGCAATTTGAGAATAACGTGGAATGGGGAATTGATTTAGCATCTGAACATGAAAGGTAAAGTGTGTTTGTTCCTGAAATTTATGTCTATACTTAATATCGGGATCTATCTTGTCATGTAGATAATTGATggaagttaaattttaaaaatcttctCTTATGCATGATTGCCAGTAAGGGTATTCATTCACGATTCTTCTAATCATATAGATATTTGACGGAAGTGAAATTTAAATCGCCTGTTATTGTGTATAATTACCCAAAAGGGATCAAAGCATTCTATATGAAGGTCAATGATGACAAGAAAACTGTTGCTGCTATGGATGTGCTTGTACCAAAGGTACAATCTTTCTCTGTGTATGCTTTCTTGGTGCAGAGTGGAATTCATTCaaatgtacacgttgatataatttttttttccttgttgcCTATGCATGCGGGAGAAACATTTTAGAGTGTGTAGCAATATGATTTGCTGTTGTTTTTGCCTAAGATGAAATCCATTTGGATTTGTTTTCAGGTGGGAGAGCTAATTGGAGGAAGCCAAAGAGAAGAGCGTTACGAGGTCATTAAGGAAAGGTAGGAAACACTTTTGACTgttgattttggttttcattattatactaaaggatgtATATTTCACTATTATGGATTTGTCTGTTTTaatgaaaagtatttttcaCAAAGAatattttccttcaatttttgattttggttagataaaatttaataaaatgttttcctaaaaaatattttatgaaaaagcGTAAAAGTAACTTACTATTTTAACTTCCCACAAGTTGTTTTAAGAACCCAATCCAGTGTCCTGCAAGACAGACACAGCAGGTGGTTATAGGAATTTATGTTGAAAGATGGTATCAGTTCCTGCGTTGCTCCACAACAGCTCTCCAAGCTCCAGAACAGCAAGCTGATGGTTTTGCTttccattttttattcattGTTTGAATTACATGGATTGTGATACATGCATATTAAATCAAGTTTCAAATAGTGGTACAGCATCTGTATATTTTGTAAAGCTTAGCCAAGCAccaaaaatatggaaaactttacatgaaaattattttcaaacaaatatTTACATCAAAACAAATGCAGCCTAAATTCCGTACCATCCTTGTGATCCAGTTTGTTTACTATATTGAAGATTCCTTGGATTGATAATTGGTTTGCATTGACTTGGTCTTCAAGTTGGCAATCCAACAACTAATGACTCATTAGCCAGTGAGAAATGTTAAATTAGGATTTTTTCCCCCCCTTCCATACAGGATACTGGAGATGGGGCTACCTCTGGAGCCATACGAGTGGTACCTGGACCTACGTCGCTATGGCACTGTTAAACATAGCGGGTTTGGCTTAGGCTTTGAACGGATGATCCTCTTTGCGACTGGACTGGAGAACATTAGAGATGTGATTCCGTTCCCCAGATACCCTGGAAGAGCAGATTTGTAATTTATCCTTGGATATAAAAGGAGGCGAAGATTTTACAGTACCAATAGCTTTTAATTTTATACCCTAACCCTATTAATATTGTTCACTATTATTTTTGCTTGAGAAACTACGACAGCAAATTGTTTTGTTTTCCTCTTATGGAATGGCTAGTATGTGATCCTACTTGGTGGGAAATGGCAATGCCTCAGTAATGAAAGACGGTTCATTTCAGCTGCCTCTGCCTTCTGCTTGCTGTAGTTATGATCAATATGAgaagtatttttgtttttttcttttttctcttggcAACCTTTTAGGCCAGATGTGACTTGGATCAGCCTTGCATTGAGTTGCTCTATGTCAACATTTAATTGCATAGTTAGTTACAACCGGATCTGGGTGTTTGTGCAAtcagtttgtttgtttgtttgttttttggtGTTTCCTTAAGCTTAGTGATTTCTCACTTCGTGAAGATTAAGGGAGAATCGCTTATATAGTTTGTTTTTTcagtttattcttaatttatcAGTTGCAAAAGAACGGTCTGTTCTAAATGAAATTTGGGAAAACTATTTTTACCATATAAACTTGCGAGagtttattaaaaagaaatttaattaaataatttaaattaaatacaatcGAGTATTAATAATGATATATGCCTGCTAAGTGATTTAATTAAGAACCATGCTACTTATATTGCTTGAGCCACAAAaaaggttatatatatatgtaaaaataataaaaatactctttgcatctttgtaaatttatttttctcatcgGACGATCCATAGCTACctgttttttttctctctcctcccttcCCATAGTTGTCTCTAGCAACTAATTGACGCTGTTGTCCCTTCGTTGCCTCGTCTTTTGCGTGTGATTATCGTTATAGACAGTTGCTATAAGCAATCatgaaaaaagagaagagaggaaagagCAAGCGACCATGGCGTTGCTGGGTGAAAGAGGGGAGGGaggagagaaaggaagaataaGGGCTTTTGCAAATTGAGCAATGGTATTTTTATtatgggaaattctattggcaACCCGTAATTTTACTCTTCACATCCCGTAGCGCATCAAATTTcacacaaattttaaaatttctattttactcCTCCCACATCCCACAGCAGTCACTTTCTttgcctcatctctctcttcccctccccccaccccccacacGCACAAATGCTGCTGGGTCGGTCGCCATCCCCctctaaactctctctctctcacacacacaaacacatacatatatatatatatatacacacacacacaaatgcgGCCACCATGGCctcctccccctcccccccccacacacacaaaaatcatggccgcggccatggcagcagttGAGGAACCCGTCATTCCCCGACTGGTCCGAGTCGGGAAACGATAGGTTCCCTGACTATTGGCAATCTGgggctttttttattttttatttttattataataaaataaaattaaaaaataattcaaataaatgaattttaaatatctgtattttaagtaattataatttaactaattttaaattttaaattattgtaattaagtattgaatttttaatacttaaaaaaatttaaaattaggtcatttatcttattaaattatacacatatctaaaaatcttatcatcatttaaaataaaaattttcaaaatatacgTATGTATCTTTatctaattcaataagataaattaattaattttaatttttttaataaaaaatttaacctcTCTAAAATTCATCttaggtgttgaattttttatactcaaaaaaattaaaattaattaatttgtcttattgaattaggtaaagatacatatatttaaaaaaaatattttaaatgatggtaggatttttagatatatgtatctttaagtaatttaataagataaattaactaattttaattttttttaagtattcaaaattcaataagatgatttaaaattacctaaattataattacttaaaatgtagatatttaaaatttatttatttgtattattttttaattttattttattataataaaaaattaataaaaataaaaaataaaaaaaggcccCCAATTGCTGGTAGTTGGGGAACCCAGGTTTCCCCAACTGCCAACAGTCGGGGAACCCATCGTTCCCCGATTgatgccatggccgcggccatagTTTTTGTGCGTGTGTGGAGGGTAAGGGAGAGTGTGTGTGTATGGGGAGATGGGGGGGGCGGCGGCCGACCCAGTAGCTGGGTCGACCATGGTGGCCacatatgtgtatgtatgtatatatatgtatgtgtttgtgtgtggaGGGGGGGTCGGTTGCCATGGCTGACCCAGCAACATAtgtgtgtattatatatgtatgtgttttgtATGTgtgggggagagaaagagagaggcgagGTGGAGGCTGGCGGTTGGAGAAGAAAATGATTATAGGATGTGGgggtaaaatagaaattttaaaataagtataGAATTTGATGCGTTATGGACTGTGAAGAATAAAATTACGGGCTGCCAGTAGAAATTCTCTGTTATTATTTGAGCTTCTTTATCATAGCCCAAAGTGTGAAACAATGAGtacaagtgcatttttctttaattaaaagaTATCTTTTAgtatgaaattatcaaaagataaaAAGCAAATCATTCTTGGGGAAGTGGGATAATTTCTCGTGGAGGGGGGTTTACGGCGTCGTTTTCGTTGTATGatattcaaagaaaagaagccTATAAAGTATAAACTAACCAGGGATTTTCAGCAAGCACAGAGAGAAGAAAGCGATGAGGAAGCTAGCcaggaaatggaagaaatctGGAAACGGAGAAGAAGATGACGACTTCTCTCTTCCTACTCGTGACGATTTCCAGCCCATGGAAACccttggtctctctctctctctctctctctcaattattCCAcggttgtatatatatagatatataaacacAACCGC is from Diospyros lotus cultivar Yz01 chromosome 2, ASM1463336v1, whole genome shotgun sequence and encodes:
- the LOC127795823 gene encoding asparagine--tRNA ligase, cytoplasmic 1-like — encoded protein: MAQNGELEEAEFSKRVLIKSIIGRPDGGAGLAGRTVRVGGWVKTGREQGKGSFAFLELNDGSCPANLQVIVDAAVAPLGQLVSTGTCVHVEGELKVPPEGTKQRIELRVQKVLDVGTVDPAKYPLPKTRLTLEFLRDYVHLRPRTNTISAIARIRNALAYATHTFFQKHGFLYVHTPIITTSDCEGAGEMFQVTTLISDAEKLEKELIKNPPPSEADIEAAKLLAMEKGEAVAQLKSAKASKEEISAAVAELTKVKEDCSKLEERSKLKPGIPQKDGKIDYSQDFFARQAFLTVSGQLQVETFACCLSSVYTFGPTFRAEHSHTSRHLAEFWMVEPEIAFADLKDDMKCAEAYVRFLCQWLLDNCLDDMEFMVKNFDKTAIDRLRMVASTDFIRISYTEAVAILEEVSKERQFENNVEWGIDLASEHERYLTEVKFKSPVIVYNYPKGIKAFYMKVNDDKKTVAAMDVLVPKVGELIGGSQREERYEVIKERILEMGLPLEPYEWYLDLRRYGTVKHSGFGLGFERMILFATGLENIRDVIPFPRYPGRADL